TCCACGATTGCCTTCTTCAACTTCGAAGTTCACTTCTTGACCTTCGTCAAGAGTTTTAAATCCTTCGCCAGTAATAGCTGAGAAATGAACGAATACATCGTTACCATCTTCAACTTCGATGAAACCGAAACCTTTTTCGCTGTTAAACCATTTTACTTTACCTGTTAATGTCATGGCAAATGCCTCCTGAAAATAAAAAAATTATAATATGATCAGTCTTATTTAGACGAAAATAAACATTCACATATTATCAAAAACCCATGAAGAAGGAAAAACATTCCTTATGGATGTTTGATAATATGTGAAATGAATGTTATTCCATTGAACCTTAAATTTCATTTTACAGCATATGGTGAGAAATAGCAAGTGCTGGAATGATTATGAAGAAATATAGGAATCGGAATTTGAAACATATAGACAGATATCATCACTTATATTGCTATCACGGAGGAAGAGAAAGTGTATTTGTATAACAAATTGTTAAGATGTCAAGAGTTGTGAGAAAAAGAAAAGAGAAGGAATCTGCGTGACCGTATTGTAATATAATGGTAAAATGTATTAGGAGGTGGAAAAATGAGACATACTGAATACAAAGTTATTGAAGCCGCAAAAGAAGGGAAGAAGAAGGTCCATCCAATTTTTGCAGTTATATTATCTATTCTATTTATAATACTTGGTGAAGTATTTATATTGTTTATGTTATTTTTACCAAAAGCAGAAACAACATTTATGAAAGGGATTTACGCTAATATACAGATGATTTTAACGTTTGGAGGAGCAACTTTTATTGTATTTCTATGGGTGCGCTTTATAGAGAAAAGACCGTTCTCATCCATTGGATTTTGGAAAAATCAATTTTTTAAAAAATACATAAAAGGAGCGTTTATAGGGTTTCTACTCATTTCTCTCCCTGTTGTGTTCCTAGTTATAACAGGATTTGTACAGCTGCAAATGCAACATATGACGATTACAGCTATATTAGGAATTTTAAGTTCTTTCGTTGCATTTCTCATACAAGGTGCCACAGAAGAAATCATTGTAAGAGGATGGTTGTTCCCGGTTATATCTGTTAGAAGTCGTATATGGATCGGCGTTATGGTAACTTCTCTTTTATTTGGGTTTCTACATTTGCTAAATCCCGGTGTTACCATCTTATCTATTACAAATATTATATTAGTTGGTGTGTTTGCTGCTTTATACGTATTAAAAGATAATAGCCTTTCGGGAATTTGTGCTTGGCATTCGATATGGAATTGGGCGCAGTACAATGTATATGGTTTTGCAGTTAGTGGGACAACTATATTTTCTACACCGTTTTTTCGATCGACGACAAATGGACCAGATGCTTTGCATGGAGGAGCGTTCGGAATTGAAGGAAGTGTAATTACAACAATTATGCTTGTTGTTGCTTCCATCATATTATGGAAACAATTGAATAATAAACAAAGAGTGCTAAAATAGGAGGTCACTGAAAAAGTCGACTTCATAATCAAAAGGAGTCTATCACCCACTATATACAGAGGTGGCGGACTCTTTTTTATTCTTAACATTTTCATAAAATACATGTTGTTTCTTCGAAGTAATCACTTTTTCAGTGCCGTCCTAAAATAGCTAGCGTATTACTTTACAGAACTGTATTGTTTGGATGTTTGCAAAATCGTGTTTAAAATTTGTATGTTTGCCATTTCATTTTTCATAATCGCTTCTTGATATTTTGGAATAAATATTTGAGGAGGTGAAACTGGCATTTCTCCACAAATATCAATTCCATATACTTCTTTTTTGTCAATCATGGAGCGAATATAGCTTAATAATGTCGATAATTTCATGTGACCTTGATCCCAATTTGTGACAGTGTCTTTCGGATCTAAAACATCTTTATCCACACTTATATAAATCGTATCGGTTTGAATATGAGAAAGGATTGTATGTAAAGAGACGATATGTGAACCTTCCACTGGAAAAATTTCTATTTTTGAATGTTCGGAAGAATGGATTTGAAACGAAGAAGGCCCGACAATGATTACTTTTTGAAGCATATCATTGTTTCGCAATGCAAATGAAACCCATGATCCGCAAGAAATCATATTCCTTTCTTGAGAAGGAGATAGATTCATATCTGTATGATGATCAAACAGAATGAGGGTGAAAGGTTTTAATACTTCTTGAATAAGTAAATATGATACGTAATGATAGTTACCAGAGCCGATAAAGGTAATGCCTTTTTGTTTTCGATTATGTAATTTTGCTTGAATGTGCTGCAATGCACTTTTCTCACAGTATAAATTTGAATGTTCCAAATGACGAAAATCAATATCTTCATGTGAATAAGAATGAAGTTTATTTTGTAATCGATACGTTTCATCAAAATGAAGAAAAGTTAAACCATTATTTAATAAACTCATATTTATTCATCTCCTTTCTATAACTCTAGCATAAATTTGAAAGAGTACAAAATGAAATGCTTATTTGTATAGGGAGTTGAGTAGAAATTCACATAAATAAAGTGAAACTTGAATCAGTAGGAATTTTCTTCATCCTCCATTGATTATGAGGCATCCCCAATCGGGTTGTTACGGGCAGTTAATGCGGGATAAACAGAATAATCTTATGATTATTATTTAGAAGAAATATAATTTTAGTGAATATGTATATTACGATAATATATTGTTGGAAGTGTAGAGGGAAGGGAATTTATATGTGTAAAGCGGTAGCGCAAGTGGGAATTGCATTTTAAAATTGATTTGTAACAAATATATTTTGCGGAATAAAATAATATAATGAAGCTTTTTTGTTATATTTTGTGATAATATATTGATTTGAAAGCGGTGTACTCCGCTAATAAAAAAATATAATATAATGAAATTGATGGAATAAGTATTATGGAGGGACAATATGGGGAATAGTGCTACTTTTGAAAGTTTTTTTGTAAAAGAACCAAGAAAGGAACAGTTATTTTCGT
The window above is part of the Bacillus cytotoxicus NVH 391-98 genome. Proteins encoded here:
- a CDS encoding CPBP family intramembrane glutamic endopeptidase, which translates into the protein MRHTEYKVIEAAKEGKKKVHPIFAVILSILFIILGEVFILFMLFLPKAETTFMKGIYANIQMILTFGGATFIVFLWVRFIEKRPFSSIGFWKNQFFKKYIKGAFIGFLLISLPVVFLVITGFVQLQMQHMTITAILGILSSFVAFLIQGATEEIIVRGWLFPVISVRSRIWIGVMVTSLLFGFLHLLNPGVTILSITNIILVGVFAALYVLKDNSLSGICAWHSIWNWAQYNVYGFAVSGTTIFSTPFFRSTTNGPDALHGGAFGIEGSVITTIMLVVASIILWKQLNNKQRVLK
- a CDS encoding arginase family protein, translating into MSLLNNGLTFLHFDETYRLQNKLHSYSHEDIDFRHLEHSNLYCEKSALQHIQAKLHNRKQKGITFIGSGNYHYVSYLLIQEVLKPFTLILFDHHTDMNLSPSQERNMISCGSWVSFALRNNDMLQKVIIVGPSSFQIHSSEHSKIEIFPVEGSHIVSLHTILSHIQTDTIYISVDKDVLDPKDTVTNWDQGHMKLSTLLSYIRSMIDKKEVYGIDICGEMPVSPPQIFIPKYQEAIMKNEMANIQILNTILQTSKQYSSVK
- a CDS encoding cold-shock protein, producing the protein MTLTGKVKWFNSEKGFGFIEVEDGNDVFVHFSAITGEGFKTLDEGQEVNFEVEEGNRGPQAKNVVKL